A single Phragmites australis chromosome 4, lpPhrAust1.1, whole genome shotgun sequence DNA region contains:
- the LOC133915912 gene encoding protein CONSERVED IN THE GREEN LINEAGE AND DIATOMS 27, chloroplastic — MLLRVKIVSVHSAVLLGHDHGACAAAPRVLGGDRRRGRRPSGTARRQRGVTVAMALKEEPESSRSGFAGGGPSWDPGLEIQVPFEQRPVNEYSALKDSILYSWAELSPGSFFLRLGSLWLVTFTVLAAPIAAASFNPGKDPLKFVLAAGIGTLLLVSLVVLRIYLGWSYVGDRLLSAVVPYEETGWYDGQMWVKPPEVLARDRLLGSYKVKPVINMLKQTLVSTGALLVGAVSLFAFAAPVEDFLHSLNQPTSAASKPSLRREELLRLPVEVIQDDDLAAAAAEAADGRPVYCRDRYYRALAGGQYCKWDDLLN; from the exons ATGCTGCTTCGGGTGAAGATCGTTAGCGTCCACTCGGCGGTGCTTCTCGGCCACGATCATGGCGCATGCGCGGCAGCGCCTCGGGTTCTCGGCGGAGACCGGCGGCGGGGACGGAGACCCAGTGGCACTGCCAGGCGCCAGAGGGGCGTTACGGTAGCGATGGCGCTGAAGGAGGAGCCGGAGAGTAGCCGCAGCGGCTTCGCCGGCGGAGGTCCGAGCTGGGACCCCGGGCTGGAGATCCAAGTCCCCTTCGAGCAAAGACCA GTGAATGAGTACTCTGCTCTCAAGGATAGCATCTTGTACTCCTGGGCGGAGCTGAGCCCAGGGTCGTTCTTCCTGCGGCTGGGCAGCCTGTGGCTGGTGACGTTCACTGTACTCGCGGCCCCAATTGCAGCCGCAAGCTTCAATCCTGGAAAG GATCCACTCAAGTTTGTGCTGGCAGCTGGGATTGGAACTCTGCTCCTGGTGTCATTGGTGGTTCTCAGGATCTATCTG GGCTGGAGTTATGTTGGTGATAGGCTGTTGTCAGCAGTTGTACCCTATGAAGAAACCGGATGGTACGACGGCCAGATGTGGGTAAAGCCACCAGAG GTATTGGCTCGTGACAGGCTCTTGGGATCTTACAAG GTAAAGCCGGTGATTAACATGCTGAAGCAGACGCTGGTGAGCACCGGCGCGCTGCTCGTCGGGGCCGTGTCGCTCTTCGCGTTCGCCGCGCCCGTCGAGGACTTCCTCCACTCCTTGAACCAACCGACCTCCGCTGCGTCCAAACCGAGCTTGAG GAGGGAGGAGCTGCTGCGGTTACCTGTGGAGGTGATTCAAGACGACGACCTCGCCGCGGCCGCAGCGGAGGCTGCCGACGGACGGCCGGTCTACTGCAGGGACCGTTACTACCGGGCACTCGCCGGCGGCCAGTACTGCAAGTGGGACGACCTGCTGAACTGA
- the LOC133914674 gene encoding uncharacterized protein LOC133914674 yields the protein MGEDAPYYANYAVVTSSKLSLAPYIRSYVLTEIEKFLTNAGHCLSHFHLPQPSIDITSSFGNRLIMDELAYDVETILADASEQLSRLNLNQKSIYDAILNSVNIIVGKTFFIYGYGGTGKTFLWNTLLNNIRAQGKIALAVTSSGIAALLLPGDRTSHSRFKIPLDIHEHSVCSIKKNTHLSELIQQSSLIIWDEAPVNHKHCFEALDRTLRDIQASNDPTLGKKQFRGITVVLEGDFRQMLPAIPNARKNEILSSSITRSYLWHQCNVMYLTENMRLQSPTLSDVEREHLQAFAKWLLSVSDGTVADSSPTDQSDTTWIKIPEYLLLPPESRSLMGLISYVYNALDILDPTSYFCERAILAPTNEIAASINSQMILHLATVEMSYYSSDSIDDNTSNHAALEALYPIEFLNTVQIAGLPEHHLQLKIGVPIMLLRNLNPSKGLCNGTRLIVTQLTHHIIEGEIITGKAKGSKAYISRIVCTSVDKKLPFRIKRRQFPVRVSYVMTINKSQGQTLRRVGVYIPSPVFTHGQPYVAFSRMT from the coding sequence ATGGGCGAAGATGCTCCATACTATGCTAATTATGCTGTAGTAACTTCCTCTAAACTATCTCTTGCACCGTATATTAGATCATATGTTCTAACTGAAATAGAAAAGTTTCTTACAAATGCTGGCCACTGTCTATCACATTTCCATTTACCCCAGCCTTCTATAGACATCACATCTAGCTTTGGCAATAGGCTTATAATGGATGAGCTTGCATATGATGTGGAAACAATATTAGCTGATGCAAGTGAGCAGCTCAGTAGGCTGAATCTGAACCAGAAATCTATATATGATGCAATTCTCAACTCAGTGAATATTATTGTTGGTAAGACATTCTTCATATATGGCTATGGTGGCACGGGGAAAACATTTCTTTGGAACACCCTTCTTAACAATATCAGAGCTCAAGGAAAAATTGCTTTGGCTGTCACCTCTTCAGGTATAGCAGCACTTTTATTGCCAGGTGATCGTACATCACACTCCCGCTTCAAGATACCCTTGGATATACATGAGCATTCAGTTTGTAGTATTAAGAAAAACACTCACCTTTCAGAATTGATACAACAGTCATCCTTAATCATATGGGATGAAGCTCCAGTAAATCATAAGCATTGCTTCGAGGCCCTTGATCGAACACTAAGAGATATTCAAGCATCAAATGATCCAACGCTTGGTAAGAAACAATTCAGAGGTATCACAGTTGTTCTTGAAGGTGACTTTAGGCAAATGCTTCCAGCAATACCCAATGCAAGGAAGAATGAGATATTAAGTTCATCAATCACACGCTCCTATTTGTGGCATCAATGCAATGTAATGTATCTTACAGAGAATATGAGACTTCAATCACCTACATTATCTGATGTAGAAAGGGAACATCTTCAAGCATTTGCTAAATGGTTACTATCTGTTAGCGATGGAACAGTAGCTGATAGTTCTCCCACTGATCAAAGTGATACTACATGGATTAAAATCCCAGAATATTTACTCTTACCACCTGAATCAAGAAGCCTAATGGGATTAATTTCTTATGTCTACAATGCCCTGGACATACTAGATCCAACTTCTTACTTCTGTGAACGAGCAATCTTAGCTCCAACAAATGAAATTGCTGCTTCCATTAACTCTCAGatgattttgcatctagcaACGGTAGAGATGTCATATTATAGCTCAGATTCTATTGACGACAATACAAGTAACCATGCTGCACTTGAAGCCCTTTATCCTATAGAATTTCTCAACACTGTGCAGATTGCTGGACTCCCGGAACACCACTTGCAACTAAAGATAGGAGTTCCCATAATGCTGCTACGTAATCTCAACCCATCTAAAGGTTTGTGCAATGGCACAAGGCTTATAGTTACTCAGCTAACTCACCATATCATTGAAGGGGAAATAATTACAGGAAAAGCTAAAGGATCTAAGGCATACATATCGAGAATAGTATGTACTTCAGTTGATAAGAAATTGCCTTTTAGGATAAAACGAAGGCAATTTCCAGTCCGAGTTTCATATGTCATGACCATAAACAAGAGCCAGGGTCAAACGCTTAGAAGAGTTGGTGTATATATTCCTAGTCCAGTCTTCACACATGGACAGCCCTACGTTGCCTTCTCACGTATGACATAA
- the LOC133915913 gene encoding uncharacterized protein At2g23090-like, producing the protein MGGGNGQKAKMARERNMEKSKAAKGSQLETNKKAMSIQCKVCMQTFMCTTTEVKCREHAEAKHPKSDVYQCFPHLKK; encoded by the exons ATGGGCGGCGGCAACGGCCAGAAGGCCAAGATGGCCCGCGAGCGCAACATGGAGAAGAGCAAGGCGGCCAAGG GGAGCCAGCTTGAGACCAACAAGAAGGCCATGAGCATCCAG TGCAAAGTGTGTATGCAAACCTTCATGTGTACCACGACTGAAGTGAAGTGCAGGGAGCATGCCGAGGCTAAGCATCCAAAGTCAGACGTGTACCAGTGCTTCCCCCATCTGAAGAAATGA